A window of Amycolatopsis australiensis contains these coding sequences:
- a CDS encoding SigE family RNA polymerase sigma factor → MDAGFTEYATARTAWLRKVAYLLCGDWHRADVLVQSAITRLYTNWPRASRAGNVDGYARRTLVNTFLAEQRTSWWRRVDLRGAGDSPAPGADVELALDLRAPLERLPARQRATVVLRYFCDLPVAETARALGCSEGTVKSQTAKAVDALRELLREPIREGRA, encoded by the coding sequence ATGGACGCCGGTTTCACCGAGTACGCGACCGCGCGCACCGCTTGGCTGCGCAAGGTCGCGTACTTGCTCTGCGGCGACTGGCACCGGGCCGACGTCCTGGTCCAGTCGGCGATCACCCGGCTGTACACGAACTGGCCGCGGGCCTCCCGCGCCGGCAACGTCGACGGGTACGCCCGCCGCACGCTGGTCAACACGTTCCTGGCCGAACAGCGGACGTCGTGGTGGCGGCGGGTCGACCTGCGCGGCGCCGGCGACAGCCCCGCGCCGGGGGCGGACGTCGAATTGGCGCTGGACCTGCGGGCGCCGTTGGAGCGGCTCCCGGCGCGCCAGCGCGCGACCGTCGTCCTGCGCTACTTCTGCGACCTGCCGGTCGCGGAAACCGCCCGGGCGCTGGGCTGCTCCGAAGGCACCGTCAAGAGCCAGACCGCGAAAGCCGTGGACGCGCTTCGCGAGTTGCTGCGCGAACCGATCCGGGAGGGACGAGCATGA
- the ilvA gene encoding threonine ammonia-lyase IlvA — MHDIDTVTAATIEKAAERLAGVVTRTPLEPSARLSSRVDAQVWVKREDLQTVRSYKIRGAYNFIVQLGEDVRANGVVCASAGNHAQGVAYACRRLGANGRVYVPGTTPRQKRERIATLGGAHIEVIVVGETYEDAFAAANEDAQRTGATLVPAFDDVRTVAGQGTVALEVVEQLGFVPDVVVVPVGGGGLLAGVGSWLRERHPEVRIVGVEPAGAACMAAALAAGRPVRLPELDSFVDGAAVREAGAVTYPLIRESGAELTAVAEGAVCTEMLAMYQSDGIIAEPAGALAAAALGSVVQVEPGQTVVVLVSGGNNDVSRYSEILERSLMHEGLKHYFLVSFPQEPGALRLFVEQVLGPEDDITRFEYVKRNNRETGPALVGVEIARPADLPGLLARMAASPLQVERIEPGSPLFHFLL, encoded by the coding sequence GTGCACGACATCGACACGGTGACCGCGGCGACCATCGAGAAGGCCGCCGAGCGGCTGGCCGGGGTGGTGACCCGCACGCCGCTGGAGCCGAGCGCGCGGCTGTCGTCCCGGGTCGACGCCCAGGTCTGGGTGAAGCGCGAGGACCTGCAGACCGTCCGGTCGTACAAGATCCGCGGCGCCTACAACTTCATCGTCCAGCTCGGCGAAGACGTCCGCGCGAACGGCGTCGTCTGCGCCAGCGCGGGCAACCACGCCCAGGGCGTCGCGTACGCGTGCCGGCGGCTCGGCGCGAACGGCCGCGTGTACGTCCCGGGCACCACGCCACGGCAGAAGCGGGAACGCATCGCGACGCTCGGCGGCGCGCACATCGAGGTCATCGTCGTCGGCGAGACGTACGAAGACGCCTTCGCCGCGGCCAACGAGGACGCCCAGCGCACGGGCGCGACGCTGGTGCCGGCCTTCGACGACGTCCGGACCGTGGCCGGCCAGGGGACGGTCGCGCTGGAGGTCGTCGAGCAGCTCGGCTTCGTCCCGGACGTCGTGGTCGTGCCGGTCGGCGGGGGCGGGCTGCTCGCCGGCGTCGGCAGCTGGCTGCGCGAACGTCACCCGGAAGTGCGAATTGTCGGCGTCGAGCCCGCGGGCGCGGCGTGCATGGCGGCGGCGCTCGCGGCCGGGCGGCCGGTGCGGCTGCCGGAGCTCGACTCGTTCGTCGACGGCGCCGCCGTGCGCGAGGCCGGCGCGGTCACCTACCCGCTGATCCGCGAGAGCGGCGCCGAGCTGACCGCGGTCGCCGAGGGCGCGGTGTGCACCGAGATGCTGGCGATGTACCAGTCCGACGGCATCATCGCCGAGCCCGCGGGCGCGCTCGCGGCCGCCGCGCTCGGGTCGGTCGTCCAGGTGGAGCCGGGACAGACGGTCGTCGTGCTGGTCTCCGGCGGCAACAACGACGTCAGCCGCTACAGCGAGATCCTCGAACGTTCGCTGATGCACGAAGGGCTGAAGCACTACTTCCTGGTGAGCTTCCCGCAGGAGCCGGGCGCGCTGCGGTTGTTCGTCGAGCAGGTGCTCGGACCGGAGGACGACATCACGCGCTTCGAGTACGTCAAGCGCAACAACCGCGAAACCGGCCCGGCGCTGGTCGGCGTGGAAATCGCCCGCCCGGCCGACCTGCCGGGGCTGCTGGCGCGGATGGCGGCGAGCCCGCTGCAGGTCGAGCGGATCGAGCCGGGCAGCCCCCTGTTCCACTTCCTGCTCTGA
- a CDS encoding NADAR family protein, translating to MIEGVRSVEALREKVHEGAEPEYLLFYGHTPSKSGRVTASCLSQWWLDPFEADGVVYPTAEHYVMAGKAELFGDHEKASLIRAAPDPKTAKVLGREVAGFDTDTWERHRFDIAVDANLAKFRAHRDLRRFLLGTGDAVLVEASKKDLVWGSGLAREEKNATKPDYWRGLNLLGFALMEVRDQLRARL from the coding sequence ATGATCGAAGGTGTCCGCAGTGTCGAGGCGTTGCGCGAAAAAGTCCACGAGGGTGCGGAGCCCGAGTACCTGCTCTTCTACGGCCACACCCCGTCGAAGTCCGGGCGGGTGACGGCGAGCTGCCTGAGCCAGTGGTGGCTGGACCCGTTCGAGGCCGACGGCGTCGTGTACCCGACCGCCGAGCACTACGTGATGGCGGGCAAGGCGGAGCTGTTCGGCGACCACGAGAAGGCGTCGCTGATCCGCGCGGCACCGGACCCGAAGACGGCGAAGGTGCTCGGCCGCGAGGTCGCGGGGTTCGACACGGACACCTGGGAGCGGCACCGGTTCGACATCGCCGTCGACGCCAACCTGGCCAAGTTCCGCGCCCACCGCGACCTGCGCCGCTTCCTGCTCGGCACCGGCGACGCGGTGCTCGTCGAGGCGTCCAAGAAGGACCTCGTCTGGGGCAGCGGCCTCGCCCGTGAAGAGAAGAACGCGACCAAGCCGGACTACTGGCGCGGGCTGAATCTGCTCGGTTTCGCGCTGATGGAGGTCCGCGACCAGCTGCGGGCTCGCCTCTGA
- a CDS encoding FadR/GntR family transcriptional regulator produces the protein MATADLSAPALTGIRRLSALDTVRARIALAVELGLLKPGERLPSNAEIARALGVAEITVRRALESLVGDGLIERRRGRGGGTHVAANPPSERVGEVGAYRESAAEVRELIDHRLVLESGLVQLVAKRSPDLPRLRTLVARMDTATGWAEFHELDAEFHRAVAAPGPPAAVAQYEMVLAELYRFYLPYPMPKLRESNRDHGKLVKALAAGDPDAAARVTRKHVRGLHQTMFVGLE, from the coding sequence ATGGCGACGGCAGACCTGAGCGCCCCCGCGCTGACCGGCATCCGGCGGTTGTCCGCGCTGGACACGGTCCGCGCCCGCATCGCGCTCGCGGTGGAGCTGGGCCTGCTGAAGCCGGGGGAGCGCCTGCCGTCGAACGCCGAGATCGCCCGCGCGCTCGGCGTCGCGGAGATCACGGTCCGGCGGGCCCTGGAGTCCCTGGTCGGCGACGGCCTGATCGAACGCCGCCGCGGCCGTGGCGGCGGAACGCACGTGGCCGCGAACCCGCCGTCGGAGCGAGTCGGCGAGGTCGGCGCGTACCGCGAGTCGGCGGCCGAGGTCCGCGAGCTGATCGACCACCGCCTGGTCCTGGAGTCGGGCTTGGTCCAGTTGGTGGCGAAACGGTCCCCTGACCTCCCGCGCCTGCGGACGTTGGTCGCCCGGATGGACACGGCGACGGGCTGGGCGGAGTTCCACGAACTGGACGCGGAGTTCCACCGGGCGGTGGCGGCCCCGGGCCCACCGGCGGCGGTCGCGCAGTACGAGATGGTGCTGGCGGAGCTGTACCGGTTCTACCTGCCGTACCCGATGCCGAAGCTGCGAGAGTCGAACCGCGACCACGGGAAGCTGGTGAAGGCGCTGGCAGCGGGCGACCCGGACGCGGCAGCCCGGGTGACCAGAAAGCACGTGCGCGGCCTGCACCAGACGATGTTCGTCGGCCTGGAGTGA
- a CDS encoding carbon-nitrogen hydrolase family protein: MPRPLPIALVQAPPRPVGDAGFADEVEAVLRRFPDTRLAAFPELHLCGVDGEGDERTGQLRAAAEPLAGKRTRALAELAGDLGIWLAPGTVCEAGDHGELFNTALVFSPRGQLAGWYRKVFPWRPHEPYDPGDRFVVADLADAGRVGFSICYDAWFPEVTRHLAWMGAELVLNPVQTTTPDRAQELVLARANAIVNQVFVASVNTAGPFGMGDSLLVGPEGDVLAALPGNDHGVLAHTIDLDEVARVRRDGTAGTNRVWAQFTPADAPLDLPLYQGRINPDRWRPREGDDR, from the coding sequence ATGCCGCGACCACTGCCGATCGCCCTGGTGCAAGCGCCACCCAGGCCCGTCGGGGACGCCGGGTTCGCCGACGAGGTCGAGGCGGTCCTTCGCCGTTTTCCGGACACGCGCCTGGCCGCCTTCCCCGAGCTGCACCTCTGCGGCGTCGACGGCGAAGGCGACGAACGCACCGGACAACTGCGGGCCGCCGCGGAGCCGTTGGCCGGAAAACGGACCAGGGCCCTCGCCGAGCTGGCCGGTGACCTCGGGATCTGGCTCGCGCCGGGGACCGTTTGCGAAGCAGGCGACCACGGCGAGCTGTTCAACACCGCCCTCGTCTTTTCCCCGCGAGGGCAGCTCGCCGGCTGGTACCGGAAGGTCTTCCCGTGGCGGCCGCACGAGCCCTACGACCCCGGTGACCGGTTCGTCGTCGCCGATCTGGCCGACGCCGGCCGCGTCGGGTTCTCCATCTGCTACGACGCCTGGTTCCCCGAAGTGACCCGGCACCTCGCGTGGATGGGCGCCGAGCTCGTGCTCAACCCCGTCCAGACCACGACCCCCGACCGCGCGCAGGAGCTCGTCCTCGCGCGGGCGAACGCCATCGTCAACCAGGTCTTCGTCGCCAGCGTGAACACGGCAGGCCCGTTCGGCATGGGCGACAGCCTGCTCGTCGGCCCCGAAGGTGACGTCCTGGCCGCGTTGCCGGGAAACGACCACGGCGTCCTCGCCCACACCATCGACCTCGACGAGGTGGCCCGCGTCCGCCGCGACGGCACCGCCGGCACCAACCGCGTCTGGGCGCAGTTCACGCCTGCCGACGCACCCCTGGACCTGCCGCTCTACCAGGGCCGGATCAACCCGGACCGCTGGCGTCCACGAGAAGGAGACGACCGATGA
- a CDS encoding APC family permease, whose translation MTTTAAAPALQRRLGLPGVVLFGLAYMAPLIVLGTFGIVATTTGGIVPSAYLLALVAMLFTAASYGKMAATHPVAGSAYTYVRKSVDARAGFLVGWAVLLDYFFLPMVIWLIGGAYLSAEFPAVPKWIWLITFIALTTILNVLGIKIAEKANFILMAFQLLVIGFFVVLSIKQVLHVGGSLASTQPFFHAGSTLGTISGGAALATYSFLGFDAVTTLTEETTEPRRTIPRAILLTALIGGGIFVVLAYFTQLAHPGSAFGDESSAAFEIATTIGGNLFASFFLAGLVVAQFASGIAAQASASRLMYAMGRDGVLPRIFGKLQPRFATPVFGIVLTGLVGLVALALDVSTSTSFINFGAFTAFTFVNVSVLATWLRDRAGKRVLTWVVFPLVGAVVDVWLLVNLDGIALVFGLVWLAIGVVVLAAITRGFRRPPPEMTFEE comes from the coding sequence ATGACCACCACGGCCGCGGCCCCCGCCCTGCAGCGCCGGCTCGGCCTGCCCGGCGTCGTCCTGTTCGGGCTCGCCTACATGGCGCCGCTGATCGTGCTCGGCACCTTCGGCATCGTCGCGACGACGACCGGGGGCATCGTGCCCTCCGCCTACCTGCTGGCCCTGGTCGCGATGCTGTTCACCGCCGCCAGCTACGGTAAGATGGCCGCCACCCACCCGGTCGCCGGGTCGGCCTACACCTATGTCCGGAAATCGGTCGACGCCCGCGCCGGGTTCCTCGTCGGGTGGGCCGTGCTGCTCGACTACTTCTTCCTGCCGATGGTCATCTGGCTGATCGGCGGCGCGTACCTCTCGGCCGAGTTCCCCGCGGTCCCCAAATGGATCTGGTTGATCACTTTCATCGCGCTGACGACCATCCTCAACGTGCTGGGCATCAAGATCGCCGAGAAGGCCAACTTCATCCTCATGGCGTTCCAGCTGCTGGTGATCGGCTTCTTCGTCGTCCTTTCGATCAAGCAGGTGCTGCACGTCGGCGGCTCGCTGGCGAGCACCCAGCCGTTCTTCCACGCCGGCAGCACGCTGGGCACGATCTCCGGTGGCGCCGCGCTCGCGACCTACTCCTTCCTCGGCTTCGACGCCGTGACGACGTTGACCGAGGAGACGACCGAGCCGCGCCGGACGATCCCGCGGGCCATCCTGCTCACCGCGCTGATCGGCGGCGGCATCTTCGTCGTGCTCGCCTACTTCACCCAGCTCGCGCACCCGGGCAGCGCGTTCGGCGACGAGTCGTCCGCCGCGTTCGAAATCGCGACGACGATCGGGGGCAACCTCTTCGCTTCCTTCTTCCTCGCCGGCCTGGTCGTGGCCCAGTTCGCGTCCGGGATCGCCGCGCAGGCGAGCGCGTCGCGGCTGATGTACGCCATGGGCCGCGACGGCGTGCTGCCGCGGATCTTCGGCAAGCTGCAGCCGCGGTTCGCGACCCCCGTGTTCGGGATCGTCCTGACCGGGCTCGTCGGGCTGGTCGCGCTGGCGCTGGACGTCAGCACGTCGACGTCGTTCATCAACTTCGGCGCATTCACCGCGTTCACGTTCGTCAACGTCAGCGTGCTGGCCACGTGGCTGCGCGACCGGGCCGGGAAACGGGTGCTGACCTGGGTGGTGTTTCCGCTGGTCGGGGCCGTGGTCGATGTGTGGCTACTGGTCAACCTCGACGGCATCGCGCTGGTGTTCGGCCTGGTCTGGCTGGCGATCGGCGTCGTCGTGCTGGCGGCCATCACCCGTGGCTTCCGGCGGCCGCCACCGGAAATGACCTTCGAGGAGTAG